From the genome of Planctomycetia bacterium:
AGATCACCCAAACCCTGCGACAGCGATACAATCCAGGGTTGATGCAGAATCAAGTCAATTGGCCTTTCAGATTTCCTGGTCGCCGCCGATGGAGGTATGTCCCTTGTGATGATGCTTCTTGCCATAGGTGCGGTCAAGCATCGTTTCCATTTTTTCTGCAGCAGCACTGACAGCTTCGATCACGGTACCAGCCAGGTGCGTTACAGCAACGGGAGTCCGCCCAGCAGGTCGTGCTTCCAGTACGCATTTCTTATCATCGCCACGATCTTTGTGGCTGTTTTCATCATGCACAAAGACATCGACCCGGGTCAGGTGTTCCGTGAACCGGCTCAAGGTATGAGTGACAATGGAGGTTATCTGTTCATTCTGTTCGCTATCGCCCTGGCTGTTTTTGTCCAAGTGAATCTGTATCTGCATATTGTTCTCCTTGTAAGTGTTTCGTTTTCCGCATTACAAAGGTTCATGGCACAAGTTGGACTATCATGGGGAAGCAGATGTCAATTTATCCTTAAGAAAATCTGCAATGGTTCGGTATTTTCCTTGCGCACCCGGATACATCAAGTGCGCTTCCACTCCCAGAGCATCACAGCGTTTTTTCAGTTCCAGACCATGATTGACATGATGGACCATCCAGTTGCGGGCTGCCATTTTATCTTCAGGCACTGGTGCATCAGGCGACATGGAATAGCCCATGAAGATGGTAGGATCGTCTTTACTGATCAGTTTCAGTGCTGCAACTTTGTTGACCTTGATGGATAACTCATCGTCTGTGCGGGCATCGAACATATTTCAGATGTTGTGAGTCGGGTTGCTGGCGTTGGGAATGTGCTTGCTCCACCAGTCCAAATCCATGGTGACCTGTCCTCCATTGGTGGCGACACAGCACAAGCGAGTCGATTCCCGTTTGAGTGGATCGGAACTTCTCGCATCAGCCTGGTCATCATGAAATGCCAGATACATGACGAGTTGTGCGCCTGCAGAGCCACCAAACCCGCCAACCCTGGTTTTGTCGATATTCCATTCCGAATGTTTGGACCGAAGAAACTGAATAGCCTGCACGCAATCTTCGAATGCACCAGGCAACGGTGCATGTTGAAGCAAACGATAATTCACTGCTGCAACGGAAACACCTGACCGTAACAGTTCATTCAGTGTGTTGTCGTTCAGCGAACGCTTATCGCCATTCACGAAACCGCCACCATGAATGAAGATAGCAAGCGGGGCTGGTTTTTCTTTAACGGAAGGCGTTTGCCAGAAGTCGAGAACGTTCCGCTCGTGGCTTCCATAGCGAACATCGGCATGGGTTGGTTCCGGTCTGTTTCTGGTGGGAACGAGCGGTGTGGCTTTCTTTTTTTCTTGTGCCAAGAGTGGTTTGTACCAGGTCAGAAACAGCAGTATCAGGATGCAACCGTAACACGCCAGGTTCTGCATACATCTCCTCCGAAGGTCTTTTTAGCGTACCGTGTGAAAGAGCAACACTCAACGAGAAAGCACTGCGAAACTCCGCCTTGACCAAAATGGAACTGATGGTATCACTCCGCTGCTTGTGGAGGATAGCGCATGCCGAGTCTGAAATTCGCTACACAGTGTATATTACTCATCTTGTTTAGCCCTTTGCTTGCAGGCTGTGCTCACTTTGGTGACGATTTCACTGCTTACAACGAAAAAGGTGAGTGGTGGGATATGGGGTACAAGTTCGATCTGATGTGGAACCAGGGTGGTGAACCACTTCAAGTGATGGCTAACAGCCAGGATGGTGACTTGCGTCGCCGGGCCATCATGCGGATGAGCGAGCCGAGTGACCCGAAAGAACGTGAACACTACATCACAGTATTATCGACGGCAGCCCGAGCAGAACGGGATGCCATCTGTCGGCTGGCCGCCGTGCAGCAACTGGGCACTTATAAAGACCCGGCAGCAACTCAGGCACTGATTGCAGCTTATAGTGTACCTGCCAATATGCAGGACAAAAATGGGGTGATTCAGGTAGCGGTAGTGCAGGCGCTGGGTAAGAAGAAAGACCCTGCAGCGATCGAAACACTGACTGCAGCGCTGGATCCGAAAAACCAGGAAGATTTGCGTGCTGCAGCGGCACGGTCACTGGGGCAGTATCCCGATTACAAGACATCAAGCGCCTTGCTGGCATCCTTGAAGCAGGAACGGAGCACAGCAGTACGCTACGAAGTGCACCAATCGCTGGTGAAGATCACCGGTCGCACGGTACCACCCGATGCGGTAGCTTGGGAACAGGAATTTCAAAAGGCTGCTGCCACCGGAGAACCATTGATGAAGGAACCGAATGCCTTCATCAAACTGGTCAACTGGTGGAGCGAGTAGCTTAACGCTCAACGATCTGCAGTTTGAACTTGTTGACGAGGCTGAGAAGCTCTTCCATCTCAGCCTTGTTCACTTTGTACTTTTCCAGGCTCAGTTTCAGATCGTTCGCCAGGGCATCGTATTCCTCGCTGGTGATTTTCAGGCCACCATGGGTT
Proteins encoded in this window:
- a CDS encoding HEAT repeat domain-containing protein, whose translation is MPSLKFATQCILLILFSPLLAGCAHFGDDFTAYNEKGEWWDMGYKFDLMWNQGGEPLQVMANSQDGDLRRRAIMRMSEPSDPKEREHYITVLSTAARAERDAICRLAAVQQLGTYKDPAATQALIAAYSVPANMQDKNGVIQVAVVQALGKKKDPAAIETLTAALDPKNQEDLRAAAARSLGQYPDYKTSSALLASLKQERSTAVRYEVHQSLVKITGRTVPPDAVAWEQEFQKAAATGEPLMKEPNAFIKLVNWWSE
- a CDS encoding ribosomal subunit interface protein, giving the protein MQIQIHLDKNSQGDSEQNEQITSIVTHTLSRFTEHLTRVDVFVHDENSHKDRGDDKKCVLEARPAGRTPVAVTHLAGTVIEAVSAAAEKMETMLDRTYGKKHHHKGHTSIGGDQEI
- a CDS encoding alpha/beta hydrolase; the encoded protein is MQNLACYGCILILLFLTWYKPLLAQEKKKATPLVPTRNRPEPTHADVRYGSHERNVLDFWQTPSVKEKPAPLAIFIHGGGFVNGDKRSLNDNTLNELLRSGVSVAAVNYRLLQHAPLPGAFEDCVQAIQFLRSKHSEWNIDKTRVGGFGGSAGAQLVMYLAFHDDQADARSSDPLKRESTRLCCVATNGGQVTMDLDWWSKHIPNASNPTHNI